A region of the Oenanthe melanoleuca isolate GR-GAL-2019-014 chromosome 14, OMel1.0, whole genome shotgun sequence genome:
TAGCAGGatttctgaagtgaaaaaaCAATTCTGCTCAAGACTGAGAGCTGTTTAGAATAAACCCCAGACACTGTGTGATGGAGACGTTGCACAGAGACTGAATGCTGGTCACATCCCTTCTCTGCCAGTAAGTCAAGGATGTGTCTTTGCTATTGTATTTGGTGACTCATCTTTCAAATAATCATCTCTGGAAGGATTCTGTGCCAAGATGAAGAAGTGCCTGTGTCCCAGAGGTGTGTGTGttgctgtgagcacagcccaggagggagctgaggggcagctctgctctcctcctctgcggccagggcagtgggacagggctggcacagtCCCTGGCTGAAGGTGACAGTTctggaggaggcagcacagcctctcaCAGGTCCCCTTTGCTGTGAGCAGTCAGTCagcccctgggcactgccagacCCACAGCACCCTGCCCCACACCTGCCCAAAGCACCTGAGCTTCTtaccagcacctgcagcctttCCTCACCCTGAGAGAAATGTGTAGATGAGGTGAGTGAAGTGCTGTGTGCTAATTATCCAACAGAGCCACTGTTCCATAACATCCAACCTACACAGAGGGTGGGCTGCAAGTCCTTCCCTAGAAACATCTCCTTGCTGCTTAACAAAAAGTTACATGAACTCATCAAACACGAACGAGAGGGTGAatggcagaggagctgtggggctcGGGGCTGggtcccagcagctgtgcccacagacagagctggggtCCTTGGTGCCAagggcagggctccagcagctgctgtgtgctggggatgctgagctggggcagcagcatTCCATTTGTACCGGGTGTGAATGGCCCCTGAGCAGCCTGCCAGGCCATGAGCTgcatctccagcacagccagggccagctcaggaacctcctgcagcccaggaaggtgcagctcagctgggagtCCCCAGGGCAccctggctgcctgtgctgcagggtgcagccctctgtgtcctgtcctgGGACAGCCAGCACTCCTGCTACTGgtgtcctgtgccctgtcctgtgtctgtgtcctgttcctgtgtcctgttcctgtgccctgtgtcctgtgccctgttcctgtgtcctgtgccttGGTGCCCtgttcctgtgtcctgtgtcctgttcctgtgtcctgttcctgtgccctgtgtcctgtgccctgttcctgtgtcctgtcctggGACAGCCAGCACTCCTGCTACTGGtgtcctgtgccctgcctgtgtctgtgtcctgttcctgtgccctgtgccttgGTGCCCTGTTCCTGTGTACTGTGTCCtgttcctgtgtcctgtgtctgtgtcctgttcctgtgtcctgtgccctgttcctgtgtcctgtgccttggtgccctgttcctgtgccctgttcctgtgtcctgtcctggGACAGCCAGCACTCCTGCTACTGGtgtcctgtgccctgcctgtgtctgtgtcctgttcctgtgccctgtgtcctgttcctgtgtcctgtgccttggtgccctgtgtctgtgtttcctgtgtcctgtgcctgtgccctgttcctgtgtcctgtgtctgtgtcctgttcctgtgccctgtgtcctgttcctgtgtcctgtgtcctgttcctgtgccctgtgtcctgttcctgtgtcctgttcctgtgccctggagctggcacagtGCTTTAGAGGCACTGGGAAGAGCCCCAGGGGTGTTTCCCTGCTGTGGGGGtgctcaggagcagagggagcccCTCCCTGCACATCATCCCTTCCTGGGGATGCCCTGCAAGCAGGAGCAGTGGCTCAGAGCCAGCAAACACACTTTCCAACAGAGAACAAGGCAGAAAGATAAGAATggcttaaaaagaaagaaattgcctccaaataaaatgtttttcctcatttcccatGATAGAGTGAAATTCCTTCACGGGCGGGTAGTCAGAGTAGAGTCCATTACACTCCACACTTTTTGCCTTGAAACATAAACAGCTGCATCCCATATAAGTGTTTGTTATGAGGAAGAGCATGTGCCTAGAAAAGCTGGACATTAAACCCTTATTTCATGCAGAAAGATGTGCTGAGGGGAGAGGATTACTGACTGTATGAATTCTGTCTTTCAGCACAAAACGACTCCAGTCCCAAAGGAGGTGCTGCCACAAACCCAGTGccctccattcccattcccatctgTGCACACAGTGACCCTCCCTCCGGGCCCTGGGGGGCAatggggcagcagaggggagagcagagatCTGTGCCAAGAGTTAACCCTGCTGGGGCATCCAAGGTTAACCCTGCTCAGgtgtgccaggcacagctcagggtgcCATGGAGAGTTAACCCTGCTCAGgtgtgccaggcacagctcagggtgcCATGGAGGGTTAACCCTGCTCAGgtgtgccaggcacagctcagggtgcCATGGGAGCCATTCCAGACACAGCTCAGGGTGCCATGGAGGGTTACCCCTGCTCAGgtgtgccaggcacagctcagggtgcCAAGGAGGGTTAACCCTGCTCAGgtgtgccaggcacagctcagggtgcCATGGAGGGTTAACCCTGCTCAGgtgtgccaggcacagctcgGGTGCCATGGGAGCCATTCCAGGCACAGCTCGGGGTGccatgggctgtgccagggacacagctcctgttcccaggTGTTCCCTTCAAGGCTTTGCTCACACCACAACTCAAAGATCAGGAACCTGAGGGAACTGATCCTCTGATGGCTTTTTGAATACCAGGTGAAAGGGGGCTGCTTTCTGAACAGCAGAATCTGCACCAAAACGATCTTGATTTGAATATGTATTCCATCCTTGTTTGGTAAATATACCCAGTGTTAATGGTGCTTAATGGTGCCTGTAATTGGTGTCTAAagttatttaaaagtaaatttacTAGAAAATAATTAGCAATTTTATAGTTCACTACTTCCTAATTTTGTCGATAAAagtttttctgtggtttttatcAGATGACACAATAGGACCGTGCTGTGAAATAACCTTTTTTTCAAACAAGCAGGAAATTGTGCACacaaaataagataaaaaaatttTCCTCCTAATTTCTTTGCCTGGCAGCCAGCCCTCTCTCAGCCCATTCTCTTTATTAGCCACCGATTCacccttcagcagcagctaGTGAAATctgccaggcactgctctggggTTTGTTCTGGGTCACCTCGGGAGCTGCACCCCAAACtgagagggcagggaggaaagCTCTCCCCCACCTCAGGACCTGCAGGCAGTCCTGGTTTgggttctggttctggttctggttctggtcCTGGTTCTAGTCCTGGTCCTGGTTCTGGTCCTGGTcccactcctgctgcttctgcccctgGTCTGCTCCaattcctgctctgtccctgcccctgttgCTGTTCCtagtcctgccctgccctggctgcagcccgtgcccccacagcccccctggctgtgcccatgcCCTGTGGGcgagctgggctggcagcccctggccagctctgtcccagcccttggccagctctgtcccagcccctggccagcactgtcccagcccctggccagctctgtcccagcccctggccagcactgtcccagcccttggccagctctgtcccagcccctggccagctctgtcccagcccttggcCAGCATTGTCCCAGCCCTtggccagctctgtcccagcccctggccagctctatcccagcccctggccagctctgtcccagcccctggccagctctgtcccagcccttggcCAGCTTTGTCCCAGCCCTtggccagctctgtcccagcccttggccagctttgtccctgcccttggccagctctgtcccagcctttggccagcactgtcccagcccctggccagctctgtcccagcccttggccagctctgtcccagcccttggccagctctgtcccagcctttggccagcactgtcccagcccttggccagctctgtcccagcccttggccagctctgtcccagcctttggccagctctgtcccagcctttggccagcactgtcccagcctTTGGCCAGAACTGTCCCAGCCTTTGgccagcactgtcccagcctttggccagctctgtcccagcctttggccagcactgtcccagcccctggccagcactgtcccagcctttggccagctctgtcccagcctttggccagcactgtcccagcccctggccagctctgtccctgcccttggccagctctgtcccagcccctggccagcactgtcccagcccttggctctgtcccagcccttggccagcactgtcccagcccttggccagctctgtcccagcccctggccagcactgtcccagcccctggtcagctctgtcccagcccctggccagctctgtcctgtggGGCTCCTGCTGTGGATTCCcgggctggtgctgctgggggccGAGAGAAACGGAGCCGAGAGTGCAGCTGCTACAATGATTTATTGTGGGTGCCGGGGGCAGGGTTCAGCTCAGGACACATGGCTCAGTACAGACACCGACGGACACAGCACTGGAGGCACTGACAGACAGCAAGGTTCAGACAGAGCCACTCTGCATTTCCAGCCTCTGAACCAGAGTACCAGCGTTTCCAGAACAATGAATCACTCAGCCTGtgtagaaaattaaatataatttatgcTTTGCTAATTGAAACCAAATACAAAATTCAATTTCCTGTGTATTCTAATGCTGACATTTgaataggtttttttaaaaaagtgttaTTAACCTGACTCTCATTTGGCAGGCCTCTCTCTGGCCAGATAGAAAACACCCCCcaaccagccccagctgcagtggggcaTTCATGGGGGCATTTccaaagaagaaagcaaaacaacagcACCCCAGCCCAACCCTCGTGCCCCAGGGTgcctgggtgtccctgccccttgctctgcagggctggcagcaccacagctgcccctgggcacagggctggggctgaggctcctgtcccaccctgctGAGGGCTGAGCGTCCTTGCAGGGTCTCCTCTCCCacgggcagccccagctcctgctgagctggcaATGGCATCTGGTATCAAAAATAAACTCTGAACATATGGCAGAAACAACGGGAGTGAGTGTAGggggcaggcagaggggcacagagTCCCAgacagccagagccaggagccAGACATgagccctgggccagcagccagagctgagcccctgggccaggagccagagctgagcccctgggccaggagccaggactgagcccctgggccaggagccaggactgagcccctgggccaggagccagagctgagccctgggccaggagccagagctgagcccctggGCCAGGAGCCAGACATGAGCCCTGggccaggagccagagctgagccctgggccaggagccaggactgagcccctgggccaggagccagagctgagcccctgggccaggagccagagctgagcccctggGCCAGGAGCCAGACATGAGCCCTGGGCCAGGAGCCAGGACTGAGCCCTTGGGCCAGGAGCCAGAGATGAGCCCCTGggccaggagccagagctgagccctgggccaggagccagagctgagcccctgggccaggagccagagctgagccctgggccaggagccagagctgagcccctgggccaggagccagagctgagccctgggccaggagccaggactgagcccctgggccaggagccagagctgagccctgggccaggagccaggactgagcccctgggccaggagccagagctgagcccctgggccaggagccaggactgagcccctgggccaggagccagagctgagccctgggccaggagccaggactgagcccctgggccaggagccagagctgagccctgggccaggagccaggactgagcccctgggccagcagccacagccagcagccccagctgccagcccagcaccaccctgggagcagcactggagatGGGCAGAGCCCTCAGACATCCCCCTGGAGGGAACCCTGGGCCTGGAGCCCCTGCTTCTCCATCCAGCATCTTGCACCAAGTTATGCAACAACAGGTTTGGTGTAGGACCTGTGCTGACATTTTATTAACTTTGAAACACTCTAGGATCATCCTGGTATACTTCCAGTATTCCTGTAGTAATTTGGTGGGTTTGTGAGGACTGTGCAGTGGCAGGAGCTGTTTCAGAtctgcccaggctgctgagaTGCCCGAGGgacctggcagtgcccagcagtaAATGCTGCAGGTGGCCTCAGCTCTCCTCACCCATCCAAGGCTCCATTCCATGGCCTGTGAGCCACAGCAGGCCCTGGGGCCCCGGGCAGGCTCAGCTGGCCCCAGGCAATGCAGCAGTGATTGCACCCAGCTGGAGATGGGGAAAGCTCCTTGccccagccagagcccagccctggtcCTGCAGCCCCACGGGAGGGGtctcagggctgcagcccaAGCTggaggcagcccagcccagagagctCAGCAGTGTCTGAGTGCCTGAGACATCTCCCTGTGAGGGAcccttgcagcagctctgcatttcaccttggctgcccctgcctgggctcctgAGCAGGGGAGGTGGAACTGGGCAGCTGTGGGAAAGTGCTGCTCCTGTTTCTGCTGGGCCAGCAAACAGCTCCTGTGACACTGGGGGATCGAGTGAGGATATGGGTTTATTCTACAGCTCTTACAGGATTTGCAGATTTGGtcatttccagcagaaagcCCAGGTTCTGTGCTTGGGCAGTGCTTGCCTGGAATGAACAGCTCCTTTGCAATTCTGGAGTGAGATGAaggctgttccctgctctgcagcccagctgtcccagccagcagcagggattcATTTCAAGGTGCAAAGgaaaggcagggcagggtcccagagccctgcagccagccctggctgccactGCTCCAAAGCAGGagaagcacagcccagagctgctgcagggccacgggcagctgtgccagggcagcctggctggcagggagccTGGCTCACTCCTGGGCAGCTGGAATGTTCCCTCAGCTTCCAGGGGCAGAGCTTCCAGCTCTGATCTCAGCAGAGAAGGAACAACTCTCTCCCAACAGTGGAGGTGCACCCATCACTCAGAGGAGAATTGAGGCCAGGTGGCACTTGGAAAATTCTAGTTTTAGTGCAAGAAGTAATTGAAAGGTTTGGTGCAAATGAAGTTCCTGTACGTAGTTCCTGTGCAGCATAACTGGCTTTATTCCTTCCACACACAAAGACCAGAGTGCCTGTGAGTGCACAGGGCCTGGATTGACCAGATCTGATGCTGCTGTTCGGGCAGAACTAAagtgcagggcaggagaaatCCCATCTGTGGGCTTGTCCTGGTGCTGGGTTTTGGgagccccagctctctgtggCAGGTCtggtgctgcctgcctggggacacacagtgacaccTGGACACCGAGtgccccaggccctgctccccctgctccccctgaCCCCGtgtcacctggggacagcccgaggtgacagagcagcacagctccagacTGGACACGTGGGGCCActtctgctgcagccctgacaACACAAGAGCCACAACACAcacagctggcccaggagaGTTTTGGGTCTCAAACGATGATGCACatcccaaaaacaaaaaagattttttcctgatttcgTGGTTCTACTTATCGCTTTCTTCCTGCTCCCACTGGAAATCCTGGCCTGTCATTTGGTAAAACATGACATTGAAGGGTTTGTAAAACTTCCTCAGTCTGTGGATGACGTCTGGGTCTATTTTGGGGTGAGTTCGACCCTTGGACTTGCCCAGACAGCGGGGAGCACTGCTGTCCTCTGGCTTCTTTAGACAGGGAAACCCCTtggttttattaaaataaaaatgcttctcTGTCACAATCCTCTTGAGGCCCAGGAAGTCCTGGACCTTGGCCATCTCCCCTGCAGGGTCTGTGATGAGCCTCTCCCCGCTGACAATCAGGATCTGGGACAGGGGGAAGTACTGCAGCCAGTTCTCCAGGTGCAGGGCGTACAGCCCGATGCGGATGGCGCTCCACGAGGCGTCGATCAGCCCCAGGGTCCGGTTCTTGAAGGCCAGCACCTCGAAGGTGGGGATCTCTGGCTTTTTGGAGAGGGTCTGGGTGTAGTCAGAGATGGCCCTGGTGACGGGGTCCCGCACCACCACGATCAGCTTGGTGTCCTTGGCCATGCTGTGGATGCGCCGCGGCGCCTCGGCTGTCACGAAGTAGCTGGGGGTCTTCTCCATGGTGATCTGCCCCTCCAGGGTCCTGGGCATCACATTCCTGCCAGAAACACAGGGGAGGTCAGAGGGGGCAGGCAGGGGGGGCAcctgtgcagctgtggctgggacaggcagcaggagggatgtgtCACCCCGTGTCACCTTGTGTCACCCCCTGACCCAAATctttctgcctttgcttttctgagCCCCTGGCCACGGGCACCCGAACTGCAAAGCCAACCCTGGTGCCACACAGTGCAGCCAATTAGCCCTaggtgcaggcagagctcagctaaTTGGCAGGAAGCTGCACAGTACCTGCCTGCTCAGAGCCATCTGCTCGCTTGCTCAATTAAGCCCATTCACTCCCGAGCTCGGATTACACAGGACCTTTGTTATGATGACACGCTTTTAAATGTCTCCACTAATAAAACTTAATACTGAATAAGATCCCTTGCTTCTAGTacaataattaaatttatttactATCTTGTGTGTGAGAAAGAATGacttttcttttatctctaatTCACATGCTCTGTCAATAATTAATTGCTGCTGGGTGTTGAGCTTCCTGTGCAAGCACTTTTATTAGCCAAAAGGAATTTGCCTACTGGATAAATTAGCACGTAGCAAGATGTTCCTGGATAGCATATTACTGTATTGTAAAATGAAACTGCAGTGAGATAGCAGTTATGTCTAAGAAAATGAAGAGGTAAATTCTTGTCCCAGCACCACCAGTTCAGGATTATCACAGCCAGCCAGAGGGTGATCACAGAACCCAGAATGAGCTGAAGGGACCCACGAGATGTCCCCTGCAGGAGCATCACAGCCTTGTTCACACCTGTGCTGCCAGGTGGCACCGGGGCTGgaggctgtgccaccccagggacctgcctgctgtgctgcccacacTCACCTGCACCcacctgggcagcccctgccacacctgggcagcccctgccacagTGCCAAGGACAGGAGAGGGTGGCTGTCCCAGAAAGGCcaagcacaggagcagggtggctgtcccagggaagccaaggacaggagcagggtggcTGCCCCAGAAAGGCcaagcacaggagcagggtggCTGCCCCAGGAAAGCCAAGGACAGGAGAGGGTGGCTGCCCAAGAAAGCCAAGGACAGGAGAGGGTGGCTGCCCCAGAAAGGCCAAGGACAGGAGTGGGGTGGCTGCCCCAGGGAAGCcaagcacaggagcagggtggCTGTCCCAGGGAAGCCAAGGACAGGAGAGGGTGGCTGCCCAAGAAAGCCAAGGACAGGAGAGGGTGGCTGCCCCAGAAAGGCCAAGGACAGGAGTGGGGTGGCTGCCCCAGGGAAGCcaagcacaggagcagggtggCTGTCCCAGGGAAGCCAAGGACAGGAGTGGGGTGGCTGCCCCAGAAAGGCCAAGGACAGGAGTGGGGTGGCTGCCCCAGGGAAGCcaagcacaggagcagggtggctgtcccagggaagccaagcacaggagcagggtggctgtcccagggaagccaaggacaggagcagggtggcTGCCCCAGGGAAGCCAAGGACAGGAGTAGGGTGGCTGTCCCAGGGAAGCACTCAGGGCACTGGGCAGATCCCTGGTCAGACATGGGGGATGGAGATGCCCACGGCCTTGCAGGATTATCCCTTTGTATTGCAGCTATTTTTAGTACAACCATATGGTGAGGAAATAACGTGAACAGGCCTGAACAGGCTCTGTGAGAGCACCTTGGGCAGCCACAGCACGGTGCTGCTGACTCAGACTGCTGGGCCCAGGAAGAGCCATTCTGGGATAACACAgctggagcctggagcagcagcaggtgacaggcACAGCCTGGTGGATGTGCTGCCAGTGTCACCTCGTGTCACTGCTAGAGACAGCTGCCCTCAGCACCCTGCCATTTGTGcattcactgctgctgccatccagcCCACCAGCCTTGTTCTGCTTCTGGGGGCGGGAGGGGtcccctgccaaggcaggagtGAGCCTGGCTTGGTGCTGCCACAGGGCTGCCAGTGCCCTTCCTGTGGCTCAGTGTCTGTCTGAGCACcagcagtgtggctgcagggccaggctctgtggggagccctccatcccttggatcagctcctgctggagctgcttcccaaTGACAAGGGAATGCAAGCCTATCTTCTGCCCAGAGCACTCTGGTGCTTCATCCATGCCTTGCATCAGCCACTTGAGTAGCAGTGACACAAAGGGAGCAAGGATTAGTCAGAACAATGCATCCTGAGGTAGTTATTCTTTAAAGAAAACCCTGAACAGATGTAGAGGAATGGGAGCACTTGGGGactgcagaagctgcagaattACAGACCAGCTTCCCTGGGGAACCCAGCAGCCAGATTTACCAGCCCTGTGGAAGGAAGCAGCTGTTGTGGCAGTGCACATCCCAGCACGAGCAGAGAGGAGCCTTTGGgtgcccagtgctgccctgcagggctggaggagcagaaggTGCTGAGGCAGcgctgctctgtgccctccctgcagcccagggacaccagctgggaggggagatgggcagagagccacctgcagcaggacaggagccaCCATGGTGTCCCCTCCCCGGGGCATTGGGCTTGGTTTGTACAAAGCAAACACACCTTCATGAAAGCAGCATGAGCAAACACCTTCATTGCTGCTGCCCCTTCAGAGGGTGTTAGCACAACACACAGGGGCCAAGGAACTGCAGAGCTAATAACCTGGAAGTGTTGCCACATTTAAGGACTGTGTTTAACTCCATGCACAATAAAGACAAATGGATGGAAGGGCTGGTCCTGaggagagaaaatggggaaGCAGTGAtcagggaaaagaggaggagaagcttTTGCTGAACAGTTTTAAGTGTAAAGCTGGAAGCCACAGTGTGTCCTCAAAACACCCTGGCCTTGCAGAGCCCAGAacagctgtggctctgggacATGCCCAGAGAAAGGCTTtatcccaaaccctgctgtgctccctgtgctgccctgtgcaggtgaggaggctggagctgcagcctgggccaggagcctgcacagggactgctgcaggcacagagagcacacagcacacagctcctgctgctgcataACAGGGTGTTAGAGCTGCAGCAaggagcccctggcacagcaggagtgctgctcagagcagttaaccttcagagctgctgccagctgagtgCTCTGCCCTAATTGAGTGTGTGCTGATGGAATTCTaacagtgctgtgtgtgcaggcatGGCCAggctcctcaccctgctcctgcagagcagcctgggctgggctggacccCCTGCAGCACACCTGGGCTTTGCTCCCCTGGAGTACACCTGGGCTGGACTCCCCTGCAGCACACCTGGGCTGGACTCCCCTGCAGCACACCTGGGCTTTGCTCCCCTGGAGTACACCTGGGCTTTGCTCCCCTGCAGCACACCTGGGCTTTGCTCCCCTGGAGTACACCTGGGCTTTGCTCCCCTGCAGCACACCTGGGCTTTGCTCACCTGGAGTACACCTGGgctctcctgcactgctggtgTCATTTTgggccagcctggctgcacagccaTGGAGTGACTGCCCTGATGTGCTGCAATGGGACACgtctgctcctggctctgctgcccccctgcacctcttctctccccatcactgctcacctgggaAGGAGCaagggcagcagtgcagagccaggaactctgctggcacaggcaggaacaAACCCTGAGCTCCCTTATAGACAGGAatatccctgtgctgtgggggcAGCATCACcgccctgggcagtgccacagctgggctgtgctgtgcccctggggCCAGGAGTGACCCTGCCTGTGCtaccagccacagctgggctgtgcccctggGGCCAGGAGTGACCCTGCCTGTGctacagccacagctgggctgtgcccctgcGGCCAGGAGTGACCCTGCCTGTGCTACAGCCacatctgggctgtgctgtgcccttgGGGCCAGGAGTgaccctgcctgtgccaccagccacatctgggctgtgctgtgcccctggggCCAGGAGTGACCCTGCCTGTGCTACAGCCacatctgggctgtgctgtgcccttgGGGCCAGGAGTgaccctgcctgtgccaccagccacatctgggctgtgctgtgcccctggggCCAGGAGTGACCCCATCCTGCAGGCACACGATCCGTGTACATCACTGAgcactcctggctctgctctttctctcctgtgctgttccccagtgctgtgcccGAGGATgaggagggctgggctgctctgtgcccccaccctgagctctgtgccctgtgccaccgcgggcagcacagctggagcaggggccAGCTCTAAGCCCTCATTGGGAAAATGTGCTGCAGTAATTGCTCTTAACTGCAGGCTTCAAACAAGCTCTTTATTTTCAAAGGATACATTTTATAAATTCGCGAATTTGCATGTTGCCAAAATCCCCTTGTGGTTTATTTAAATCCAGATTATCTTGTTTATTCCTTCAGTCACAGCTGTCATTTATCTCTGTGTAGGCAGCTTGTTCACGATGTTGCAGGTTTCCTGCAATCCCACTCAAAAGGAGTCTTTGTTAACTGTATTTTCATGTTctcaagaagagaaaaaagttcGTAGCAACTCCCAGGGCTTGGGGAATCGCAGAGGAGGACAAGGATTTGCACGGCTGCCATGGAAGGAGGAAATGGCCAGGTGCTGCAAGTGTCACCTGCCCCcagagctcctctctgctgctcctcgGGGTGGAGCAAACAGCTGCTTTTGTCTTCTGAAAAGACAAACATGAatccctttcctttttattattaacACATTCTGGTATAATTGCTTGAGCTGTCAGCTGTGACCTGCCAGTAATTCAGCAGGCGTGGGACTTTGAAGGGGAGAGCGGCATTGCATCTGAGCCTGCAGTGAGCATTAAAAGCAGAACCCATTTGCTATAAGCCCCCGAGTCAAATCTCTTGTTGAATTTGTTCAAACATAAATTTACAGCTGAATTTACATAGGTTTAACGTTTTATAATCTTTTCGGTCTGTGAATCTATATTCAAGAGTGAGTGCATTAGCTCAGAA
Encoded here:
- the HS3ST4 gene encoding heparan sulfate glucosamine 3-O-sulfotransferase 4 → MSPPAPPGPPGGRGAKGPPARKLLCMCSLSLCLTYLCYSLMGGTAPAALRSPAALPGSAAPATAAPRSAGPPGIPRAPASPGPPGSPPGSPPAPGPSAAPNGSREAAAAAWLRARLAPGEAIAAQSAALERDQQESSTTDEELSRAGGRGSTTPDYGEQRLPQALIIGVKKGGTRALLEAIRAHPDVRAVGTEPHFFDRNYEKGLEWYRNVMPRTLEGQITMEKTPSYFVTAEAPRRIHSMAKDTKLIVVVRDPVTRAISDYTQTLSKKPEIPTFEVLAFKNRTLGLIDASWSAIRIGLYALHLENWLQYFPLSQILIVSGERLITDPAGEMAKVQDFLGLKRIVTEKHFYFNKTKGFPCLKKPEDSSAPRCLGKSKGRTHPKIDPDVIHRLRKFYKPFNVMFYQMTGQDFQWEQEESDK